The sequence TGGTTTTCCTCAGCTGCTTCTAGAACtgtagatgcaatcagttgcttctgataatgggatcagttgcttctgatagtgagataaccattcatagtctctattcagtgcaagtctgactgagtcaaatttgcatatgaattccaattcagcagcttccccgttgtattttgtttttgaaaggtttctgttgaactacgatgacctttaagtccttgatggaatgtcctgatagactgaagtgttcttaccccttcccctcaccacctatatatatctaaccagtttcttcataccctccatgcatctgatgaagagagctgtggttctcgaaagcttatgctacagtaaagttggttagtcttaaaggcgctactggattcttttctattttgctgctacagactaacacggctaactcctctggatctatgcctgcTTTTTGTTTCTAGCAAATGCTGAACAGCTTGGCTCAGTgaatggtgggggtgggtgggcgttGTTCAGCTGGCCTTGGTGTGTAAGTGCAGAGGCTGGAAGGGTCCGACTTTTGATCTTCCCTCTCCGTTCTACAAATGTGTCATTCTGGGTAGCGACCCTACAACAAGGCAGAAGCAGTAGCTGCCCTAACTCAACTGGACCCGTCCTTTCCCCATGGAGGaagcactggggagggggaatgacgGAGCTCGTCCTCCTGCCCCCCAGCCACCAGATCTGCCTTTGTCCCCAAAGGCCCCCTAATTCTGAGAGCtgggcagggctgctggtctGTTTTTCCAGCTGAAATCCTGTGCTTCAAAAGAGCAAAGGACACGTGTTGTTCCAAAGAGGTTAGCGCAGGAAGCTTGGCCAGGCACGCTTGATCCTCTTGGGCACAGGGAATGTAATCCCCTTTGAGTCGCTCAGCCTTGAAAAACAAAGCCATTATGGAAGGCTGAGAGGGGCTTAGTGGTGGCTGCAGCAATTCCAGACGAGAGAGGCCTGTCCAGGGCCTGGTCTGGTTTGCCAAAGGGAGGTGCAGGAGATGGGGAGAAacagcaagtgtgtgtgtgtgcattgcccCACTTCCTTACCCAGGTGTGGGAGAAGATCAGGGAGCCAGAGGGGATGCTGGGTGGGCCAAAGACCCCTCCAGGATCTCATCTAGTTGAGCACTGCCCAAAGAGTAGCTGCAAAACCGTACGAGCCTTGGTGTGCTTCCTGCTGGTATGGAGTTGCCGTCCTGCCCCTGAGCCCGAGCTTCGGTTGGTCAAGGCCGGTCTCTCCTGACGGGCACTCGGGTTCCCAAGTCGGGTTCCGACCCTAGGCAAGGCCACACAGATTTAAGTGCTGACAAAGCAAACGCCAAATCCGATTCTGTTAACTGGGCAACAGCAGCACTCAACGTGAAGAGCTTTCCCGTCTTGACCCCCAAGTTCCTGAGGATGCCCAGCTGTGCCTCACCTTTATGATGAGTTCTTATTTTGGAAACTTTGTCCGTAATCCGATGCTTTATTCCAGAAGGCCCTTGGAGGTCTGCACGCAACATTTCCCACGAGGCAGGGAAACGGAAACACAACTTTTGCACAAAGGGCAAGGCATACATtttctggtgcccccccccccccgtcctccaGTTGCATGGAAAGTGGTGTCTCTCTTTCCCAGAGTCTTTGTGCATGACATACACAGAAGCCTCCCAGGGGCATGCTCCCAACTggcattgccaacttccaggtgagtcCTGGAGATCTCACAAAATtatactgatctccagacaacaaagatcagttcccctggagacgatggctgctttgaaggcgGACTTTATGCGATTATACCCCTGTGAGTTCCCTCCCTTAAGCCctcccaccccaggctccacccccacgaATTTCCTAACCCGGAGTTGTCATTCCTGTCCACTGGAATGACTTTAATTCGCCAGGTTAAAAGGTGGCAATGTAAGCCCCGCTAGGCAAGCACCCATGAACATGCCCAGCACATGAAAGCACATAGTGAGCTGGAGAGTTGCAAAggggggggcaggagcagtcggttttgtgaagggcaggggaaAGTGCAAGGACAGTGGGGAAAAGCGGACATTCCTTCAGATCTCACAAGTCTGTTCTCTTGAACCACCCATTTCCTCTCTACCCAGTCTTCCAGTTCCTCCAGGGATTTGAGAGTTTTCTGGGTGCAGACGCATACGGCAGAGAATCGGTGATGGCGGGAAACTGGGTTTGGaggattttatttgaaaaaaatgcatGTGCGACAGCTGAAGGTCTCAGGCCACTGGAATGACAACTGTGCAGGGCAGGCCAAACAAACAGCTTTATCCTTGCTTCCCCGCTTGGAAACAATCCTTCCAGCAAAACAAGGGCTGTGCCAGCAATTAGCATTCAGATGCAAAGGAGCGTGGAATTCACCAGCCTAGTTGCTGGTCTCCTTTGCCGCATCCGGGGGACGTGGACGGCGCCAAACCTCTTTCAGAAAGAGGGAACAAGCCTTGCCCTCTTGCAGCCTTTTTGAGGCAAAAGACAGACTTTTCGGTAGCAGGCTTCAGTCCAGGCGCCCCTGCCGGGAGGCATATGAGGACTCGCAATGGGGACCCCATTGATTTTtactttttgtttatttatgttgtttatagtccagctttcccactgagactcaagggggattatgCAGAGTAGGTCAATATGACCAATGGCTGGaacgttcaataaacaatacaatgggaGAGGGATTACAGAAATGTGagaacaaacagaaatctgaaaacagaccTCAAACGATGCTGAAACGGAATGCAGGCAGTTTGACACAAGGTGTTAAacgacacagaaactacccaggaGGGGCATGCTTACAGCAACGGACAGTAGTATACGATACACAGCAGTATCCGTccgaatatagacaaaggccgtgTGCTTCCTTGCCGCTTCTGCTGGatttgtctgcagcctttgacacagttaagagccccgtggcgcagagcggtgagcggcagtactgcagcccaagctctgctcacgacctgagttcgatcccgacGGAAGCCGGgtccaggtagccggctcaaagttgactcagggccaaactacaagtgacgaatgacacttgaacggcaagtgtattcctccctgttcacttgccctccacttgctcttcactagatccacttgccgttcaagtgtcattcgtcacttgtagcttgaccctctgccttccatccttccaaggtcggtaaaatgagtacccagtttcttcggggtaaagtgtagatgactggggaaggcaatggcaaaacgccccgtaacaaaaaatctgccaagaaaacatcgtgatgcgacgtccccccatgggtcagtaatgactcggtgcttgcacaggggactacctttaccttttacatttgacacagtagacctgttgaggcatttaagtgggcatcaaaggatgtgccctggactggtttaaatagttcctcatggaatggactcaaagggttgctgttggagaacagCTATCTTTAGTACGTGAATTACCTTACAGGGTTCCActgggtgcaatcttatcccccaagTTATTTAACTTTAAGTAAAGCCtatgtgagcctgatcttgtcagatggcagaagcgaagcagggtcaaccttgattagtaattggatgggagacccccaatgaagaccaggtttgcagaggcaggtgatggcaaaccacctctgttagtctcttgccatgaaaaccccaccaggggtagccataagtcagctatgacttgagggcactctccaccatgtaaagcctttaggagaaatcatttgtagctatggaactggatgtgaccaatatgcagatgatacttagCTTTATAGCTTGCTGTCCGtatctcctggtgatgcagtagataTCTTGGGTTATCGCCTGACAGCTGCGGTCAATAGCTGGaagcgaacaaattgaaactgaacccagacaagacggaagagatgctggttgggaaggtggagatcttgaaggacattgtttgTCTCACTTTTGATGAGgttctgtcatgtctgtacccctacatccattccATTGTTCTCTGTGTGGAACCATTGCTGATGCTgtatcttgatttcattttgcgaATGCTCTAACCGTAGCATTCgtttctctagcagcctgagaacacagctgcctTATCTGtactttctttgaagctcacaaaagtgaccttgtactgtctgaaatgttatagCTTACTCTCATTTATTCTCAGACCATTTCCTGTGCTtacctgtggtctaggtgggagggggaaatgagtggggaTTTAGAGTTTGTATTTTCTTCAAGTtgctattcctgtcaaggaaacgTGTACTGCTAGGTGCTTTTTGCCTCTGCgcattctatggacatatatatggaaaagattggatttctgaataaaaccatttgaccaagagcttggatttcttgctgcaatggtgcaggttcctgtctaccatatcctgttatCCAGAGCCTGataggttcagttgaccctggcagACTCAgataagagcctgggggttataatggacccagaattgctgctagagGAGCAAGTGAATGCAGCCGCACAAGGCCTTCCTCCAAATCTAATCTCAATGTTACCGTGGCGTGGATCCAGGGGGTCAGATCAGCCTTGTCAAGACAGGGAGCCGTcctctgggctagactgagttagaagaaggcatttttgcaTCTGTATTCTCTCGCAGCAGTGCAGGATCTGGAATAAGCCCTCGACTCTCTTCACCGAgcctgcaagggtcagctgaaccccatcgaaAGCGGCGAGCACCGTGTCCTTCAAGCTCTTTGCttttccagccagcatcacttccgtctggtctgggttcagtttcaatttgtttgcttttagccaattaacaacagctgtcaagcagcaacttagTACCTCTActacatcaccaggggatttggataatgagctgggtatcatccgcatattgatggcattGAATTCCACAGCTGtgaatgaattctcctaaaggctttatatagaggcctgaataacatgggagataagactgtGCCCCGTGGAACCCCACAAGAGAACTCCTAgccccagtttggctagggatcctgatggcgttttgccatcttctgggcatggagtaggggtcactgagTGTGGGagggtatttgggaatttcttgcattttgcagggggtgggaatagatgaccctagaggtcccttccaaccctatgattctatgattccagcAACAACCCTtggagtccattccatgaggaacaatttaaaccaatccaaggcacaCTCCCtgccctgatacctacttctgccatAATGGCCTTGGGTGTGCAACCTTCCCTCAGCCTAGAAGCTCCAGCCTCACTCTGCACGAGGTACCAGAACAATTCCTTCCCTTTGCCCTTAGAAGAGAGGAGCTTTGAGGTGGGCACagccaccccacccaccttggaTTTGGGGATGGATTTCTGTTGTTAGTCGGAGGCCCCCAAGCACAGATTGCATGCTGCTTGGTCTCTGTCATGAACAGCTCCTGGCACACACACACGGGTGTTCAGCAGCTATTAAGGAGCATTGGTGGAGTGAGGTGGGGcttcagctgccccccccccacggctCCCTCCCCTTCAAAGCAAGTGCCACAAATGCGGGTAGGATCTTTGCCACTCATTCTCTCTGTTGCAGGGGCCCATGGACAAGCGCACTGGCTGGACACGTATCCTGACTGTGGGTGGAAAGCACAGTCCCCCATCAACATCCAGACCGAGGCAGTCCACTAtgacccctccctgcctccagtggAGCCTGAGGGATACCGCAGCCCTGGGAGCGAGGCGCTGACCCTTAAAAATAATGGGCACACAGGTGAGGTTCCCCTGCGGCTTGGGTTGCGTCCCTCACATGACAGACATCTTCATCGCTGagtggcccggggggggggcagagggcgTGGCGCTTTTGTAGTGCCAAAGAGTCTTCCATGGCTACACTGCAGGCACACCACGTCTAGGGGGCTAGGAAGGCCCCTTTCCCGCAATGCCAGAGCGCTGGGAGGTCTCACTTGCACCATGGAAGGTTTCACAGGGCAAAGGAGCGTGGGCAGCTGTTTTGCTGGCAACTCTTGGCCACGCTCCACTCTGTGCTCTGGCATTGCCAGAACCACCACGGTTTCCACGTGTCATGGTGTCCCACAGTCACGAATCTCCCTCTTAGTGACACCGTAGAGCGCACCTCCCATTCTGCGATTGTTATGGGCCTGTGGCCTGGTGGAGGGCAGTTGCCCTTTGTTTCTGTGGCCCCTTGAGCCACGAGCTCTGGCTCTGGTAACTCAGTGCGCAGATTGCGCGGTGCGCAGTGCGCAGTTGCAATGGCAGTGAAACCACCATACAGCCCCAAGGTCTTCCGAGGCAGCTCCGTGGTTGCaggattgcctttttaaaaattccatagtGATGAAGTTGGCCAGAAGCCTTCACCCGTATCTTCGTGCTGCCTTAAGCACTAGAAACTTGCTTCCttataaaacaaaaatggaaaaggctGAGAAGCTTTAGGGTGCTGAATTCCACACCCCAGCAATAACTCGCCAGTTTCTTGCTATagagatgtagtggttaagagcagcaggactctaatctggagagccgggttttgattcctccgcttgaagccagctgggtgcccttgggtcagtcacagctctctcagagctctctcagccccacccacctcacagggtgattgtcccgtgaggataacaacacactttgtaaattgctctgagtgcgtgttaagttgtcctgaagggcagtatataaatcaaatgttgttgttattgttattgtggaATACACCAAGTCCTACCATATGGGACTACTTCCCAAATGGACATGATCCCACGGCATACCCAGCCTGGCTCCCTACATTGCAAAGCTCTGATGATATCGCTCAAGCCAAAGCAGGTCCCCAGCATTACAGCTCCTAGCCAGTGACTTCAACGTCTGTATTGGTGCTCCTAACCTCAGGGATGGATGAGTTTCTCAGCGAGAGGCCACATTCATACCATAATCCTATTAATCTAACATGCACCTATGTTCATCTTAGCACCTTTAGATGTCCTAAACAAACAGCTGCACTCTTGGGCAGTAAAACAGATTAAGGGGTGCAATAATAAAGGCCAATGCAGCCCCCCACCCTCTGGACTAACGGCCTGCTGGCCTCTCTCTCCCGCAGTGCAGATGTCGCTGCCCCAGACGATGCGCTTGCACGGCCTGCCCAGGGTCTACTCAGCTGTCCAGCTACACTTCCATTGGGGCAGCACGAGACACACTGGGGGGTCAGAGCACCGGGTGGATGGCCAGGTCTTCCCTGCGGAGGTAAGTGggcagggtgctccccccccccgctcccaatAAAAGCAGGACAAGTGCCCAGCCCAAAGTCCCTGAAATCCAGCCGCCAGGCTCCAGGAGCCAGCAGACAGGTatgtccctccccctttcccctgcacaccctgcccttcctccctttctctacTAAGTCAAGTTTTGGTGCTACAGGGTAGCTTGgcagagaaatggggggggggatctgtccCCTCTTGCAGCGGCAGAGACACAGATCGAGCCCTGCCTATCCCCCACCAACAGACCCGCACAGGGCAAACAAGTCCAAAGGCCCCTTGCTCAGTTCCATGCAGCTCCCTGAGCAAAGCCAGCCCCGCTTTCCTAGCCGACCTCTTCCCTTCTTGCCATTGCGCTGCAGCAAGCCTGGCAAACATCAGCAGAATGaatgcaggtgggggggggcaactcTGCTTTCTGGGGCTGCTCAAGCAAGACACAGGACCTGGCCAGGATTTATGCCCCGCTCGAGTTCACAGAAGGCAATGGATTAGCCAGGGCAATCTGGGACAGGGGGAAttaaggctggggctgggggagccCCTATTCCAGAGCTGGCATGGCGGAGCACCTGAGCTGACCTGGCAGCGCGAGGCTCTTAACTGGATTAAGGTGCATGGGAAACGCCTCCAGATTCAGGAGGTTTTGGGGGCAGAGGTGTCCTGCAGCTCTCCCGGGCACTCCTCTTCCGCTGAATGGCACAGACAGCCCAGTCCtgtgggaagttctcctgcagagaTCCCAGGAACTTGCACAGGAGCTGTCCCAAAGATGTGTACAGGGTAGTTTTTTGGTACATCCTTTCCTCACCTGCACATGGCAGTTCTTTGGAAACcaccttttctctctttttcagctTCACATTGTTCATTTCAACTCGGAAAAGTACGCCAACCTGAGCGAGGCGAAACACCACGCAGACGGCCTGGCTGTGCTGGGCATCTTCCTGGAGGTGAGCAGGGGCCTTGCACGTTATCCAGCGACGCCATCTTCCATCCACCACTCGAGCACTGCAGCGGCAGGCCCCGTCCCCAGGCCCTGTGCCACATTGTCCGCCAGCCCCTGAGCTTCAGGTGCCTCCATGGAGGCCAGGCCACGTTCTCCATCACAGTGGCAGCAGCCAATGCCCACGCCCCACCACGGGCAACGATTCAGCCGCCATGCAGCTGACTCGCCTGCCTCCTCAGCCAGGCTCACAAGAGTCCCTTGGCAACCAGGGTGGAGCGAGCCCAGGCCCCAGGCCACCACGGGGGCTGCTGGGGAAGCTGCAGGAGCAGCAGGGAGGAGCCAGGCAGGAGGCTGAGTGGGGCGGAGCAGGCGACTGCAGAGGCCACCCAGCCCTCCCACACAAAATCAGAAAAGTCATTTCGAAGGCTCAGGTACTTCCgcagcccaccccccaccccggagTGCCGCAGCCGTTTTTGAGTCTCCTTGGATGAAACCAAAACTGCCACCGCCCCTTCCTCACTTCTCAGTGTCCATATTTGAACGGAAGCTCCACGCGCACTGGTGGTGCTACAGAAATAGCGACGTAAACATGAGAAAAAAATGCCCACCTGTCGCTTCATTTGTCTGGCAGGTTGGTAACGTGGAGAATCCTGCCTACAGCCACATCTTTGACCACTTGGAAGACATCGAGCATGCAGGTGAGACGCCCCTTGTGACCAGGAAGGGCCGGCCGGCCGGCTGCATGCGCGGGAAGGGGCTTCGAAAGGCAGAGGAGGGACCGTTGCAGTGAGGCAGAAAAGGGGCAGGAATGCGCAGGCCCTTCTGGGAACAAGAATGGTTTATTGCCGAGAGTTACGGCCGGCTGTGCAGGCAGGTCTGTTGGGGAACACCCTCCACGAGTGGCCTTTGGAATCTGTGTTCTGGGCAGGGGGGGGTTGCTTGGGACTTTATCAGGAGCTTCTCGAGAGGATGGCCACTACGGATGGGCACACCCCCTTCCTGGGTCCGTCTGCTGCTGCAGCCCCCTGACCCTGTAAAGGTGTGCAGATTTATTGTGCCAGAAGCTTTTGTGGACCAGAAGCAGCCAGGAGCCTTCTCTGGCCACGGAGACTGCGGAATCTGGCTGTCTTCgaggtgccacaagattccttGTTCTGTCTTCCTTGGCAATGCCCAGGCATGGGGAGGCATTcgggggcgtgtgtgtgtgtgagagagagagagggagagagagagagagagagagagagagagagagagagagagagagagagagagttttgtgCTGATGCAGGAAACGTGGCCCAAAGAGAGCGTTTTGCATGAGCAGGGCTTGCCCCTGAGAACAGCGTCCCCAATATGCCTTTTCCTGGCGTGGCAGACATGCCACAGTGGAAAGCCATCCTTGCAGCCAGACAGAAAACCCACAGTTGCCACTGGGAAGGAAATGCACTCAGTGGGGCCTTGAGACACAAAGACTTTGCAGGGCCAAACCTTCCTGGAGGGTCCGGGCTGGGGGAAACGCAAGGGAACAAAAAATGACCGACAAAGGCAGCGGGTTTTGTCTTGGGGCGTTTCATCCTCGCTTTCTCTCCTGCTCTCTCATCCCTGGACTCGTCAGAGCAGGAAATCGTGCTCTCGCCCTTCAACGTCCGTGACCTCCTTCCTGCTCACTTGGGCCACTATTTCCGTTACAATGGTTCTCTGACGACCCCGCCGTGCTACCAGAGCGTGCTGTGGACTGTCTTCCACCAGGCTGTCCCCATCTCTGCAGCCCAGGTACATACCCCTTCAATCAGCCCTTTCCCCCCTTCGGTGGGAAATCCATCGCCGTAGAAACACAGAGCTGCCTGGAAGggacccccaagggtcatctagtccaacccctgcacgaTGCAGAACATTCATGGCCACTCCCCCAGTGTcccttgctctatgcccagaggaaggcaaaaaacctccacaaTCCCccgccaatctggcctggaggaaaattccttcctggccctgaAGTGGTGACTGGCATtgccctgggcacataagaaaagGCTGTGAGGGGCAGGCACTGGCtcactcttcctgccctccctctcatgatctgcctaagttcacagaagCAGCGTTGCTGGCAGATGGccaccaagcctctgcttaaaaaccttcaaagaaggcGACCCCCTTAGAGGAAGGCGTGGGCATCCCCCAACCCCCCCCAGGGGGAGATCGattgcctggcacctaccttatcttcttccgggaagtgacatcatcacgcgggtcatgggaatgctcctgccccctacagcagcccgatttgggccgaaTCACGCCCAGTTCAGCCTGAGTTGGGCTGCTGTGGCGTGCGGGAGCGTGCCACGCCGCTCGGGGGGGTATGATCTGGGAGGTGTCCCCCCCCTCGCTGgctaggtaagcaggggcagggggtggagggtgggagcagggcccCCCCTGCCCCGGGTGGGGGGATGGCATCCCTAGCCACAAAGCATGTTGCAGCCCCAGATGTCTGGACAATACTATGTGAGAAGGTTACGTTGTTTAAGAGACAGTACTACTAgaagtagtagtaacaacaacaacaacatatttatataccgtccttcaggacaacttaatgcccactcggagcagtttacaaagtatgtcattattatacccacaacaaacaccctgtgaggtgggtggggctgagagagttctgagagagctgtgagtgacccaaggtcaccccgctggcttcaggcagaggagtgaggaatcaaacccagttctccagattagagttctgcgctcttaaccactacaccaaactgagcgTCCCCAAGGCTTTCCCCACggaatcctgggaaatgtagtttggaGAGGTGCCAAGGAGTCTCTCCCAGAGATCCCGAGCCCCTGCCTCACAGGAATACCCCTGACTCTTTGGGAAGAGAGGATGGCAATTAAACCAGTTTTAGAACTCTGGTCTTGATTCCCTCAAACCTCTGCCTCTGTTTCAAGTCTTCATACTTTTTATGTATTGCTCCTTTGGACGGTCATTGAATTGAGTTTCTTCCACtggaaaatagtagagtccagtagcacctttaaaactaaccaactttattgtagcataagctttcaagaaccacagctctctttgtccgaTTTATTGTcactgtcagcttttgagaaccacagctctttgtcagatttactgtcagctttcaagaaccacagctctcttcatcagatttattgtcagctttcaagaaccacagctctcttcgtcagatgcatcatcagcttttgagaaccacagctcttttcgtcagatgcatcgtcagatgcgtctaacgaaaagagctgtggtttttgaaagcttatgctacagtcaggggcggcgcaagggtttaccatgctcgcggccggccggctggccgggCGCGCCcgcacgcacgcgcgcgcgcaccggcctgcgtgatgatgtcacgagtgacatcatcacgggagtgcACGCGCCGCTGCTGGcctgattgctgcggcgggcggcctccgagctctcacgctcggttgcctgcgccgccgcagatgcctgcctgcggtggctgagcctggccgggggcttgtgctggcggcggcagcggcgcggggtgggaggggtaggaggctggtgctttgtggcgcgtgctcccgcccgccgcgcctcctccggtgctccctccggcaccccgcgcctgcggccaccgcctacctggcctcaataggcccgctgGCCccagctacagtaaagttggttagtcttaaaggtgctactggactctttactattttgcagctacagactaacacggctaactcctctgcatttatttCCAATTAATAAATCCCTTTTCCCCCTGTGGCCTGGACTAGATGAGTAGACCTCCAGCAGCGTCCCAGATCACTTGGCCTAAGTCCCCCAACCCGAGAACGGTCGGCCAGGTTTTGCCGGAGTTGTCGCCCTGCAATTCAGCCAGGGCCGCTGTGGTTCCGCAGCGCACGCAGCAGAATGGGAAGTGCCGGGGATGCTTGCCCTCCCCGTGGCCCTGGGGGCGCAGGGGGACTGTTGCGACACAGGGGTGAGGTGCTTCCTTTCTCTTTCAGCTGGAGAAGCTGCAGAAATCCCTTTATGCCACGGAAGCTGACAAGAGCCCATCGCTGCCTCTCATGGAT is a genomic window of Eublepharis macularius isolate TG4126 chromosome 1, MPM_Emac_v1.0, whole genome shotgun sequence containing:
- the CA14 gene encoding carbonic anhydrase 14 isoform X3 — encoded protein: MLWASLLLQGFSFSWAASSSHWTYEGAHGQAHWLDTYPDCGWKAQSPINIQTEAVHYDPSLPPVEPEGYRSPGSEALTLKNNGHTVQMSLPQTMRLHGLPRVYSAVQLHFHWGSTRHTGGSEHRVDGQVFPAELHIVHFNSEKYANLSEAKHHADGLAVLGIFLEVGNVENPAYSHIFDHLEDIEHAEQEIVLSPFNVRDLLPAHLGHYFRYNGSLTTPPCYQSVLWTVFHQAVPISAAQLEKLQKSLYATEADKSPSLPLMDNFRMPQDLNRRLVLSSFPAGPSGYSAGKVVAILFGVLLGCLSLFFAGWIVAKRIR
- the CA14 gene encoding carbonic anhydrase 14 isoform X1, whose product is MLWASLLLQGFSFSWAASSSHWTYEGAHGQAHWLDTYPDCGWKAQSPINIQTEAVHYDPSLPPVEPEGYRSPGSEALTLKNNGHTVQMSLPQTMRLHGLPRVYSAVQLHFHWGSTRHTGGSEHRVDGQVFPAELHIVHFNSEKYANLSEAKHHADGLAVLGIFLEVGNVENPAYSHIFDHLEDIEHAEQEIVLSPFNVRDLLPAHLGHYFRYNGSLTTPPCYQSVLWTVFHQAVPISAAQLEKLQKSLYATEADKSPSLPLMDNFRMPQDLNRRLVLSSFPAGPSGYSAGKVVAILFGVLLGCLSLFFAGWIVAKRIREKSIMDQKGVVFKSSSPRPTAD
- the CA14 gene encoding carbonic anhydrase 14 isoform X2, coding for MGIQMLCPGTTAIHTASSHWTYEGAHGQAHWLDTYPDCGWKAQSPINIQTEAVHYDPSLPPVEPEGYRSPGSEALTLKNNGHTVQMSLPQTMRLHGLPRVYSAVQLHFHWGSTRHTGGSEHRVDGQVFPAELHIVHFNSEKYANLSEAKHHADGLAVLGIFLEVGNVENPAYSHIFDHLEDIEHAEQEIVLSPFNVRDLLPAHLGHYFRYNGSLTTPPCYQSVLWTVFHQAVPISAAQLEKLQKSLYATEADKSPSLPLMDNFRMPQDLNRRLVLSSFPAGPSGYSAGKVVAILFGVLLGCLSLFFAGWIVAKRIREKSIMDQKGVVFKSSSPRPTAD